One window of Vitis riparia cultivar Riparia Gloire de Montpellier isolate 1030 chromosome 5, EGFV_Vit.rip_1.0, whole genome shotgun sequence genomic DNA carries:
- the LOC117915231 gene encoding crocetin glucosyltransferase, chloroplastic-like has product MAPPHFLLVSYPAQGHINPTLRLAKRLIQTGAQVTFVTTVYAQRRMVKPLSVCGLSFAPFSDGYDDGCENKDNLHHVLSEIKRQGTRKLTELVLECADQGRPVACIVYTMIFDWAQEVARRVQVLSAYFWNQATTVFDIYYYYFNGYGDEVRNKSIDPSSSIELPGLEPLFTSRDLPSFLLSSNKLTFVLESFQKNFEALSQDENPKVLLNTFDALEPKALRALDKLKLIGIGPLIPSAFLDAKDPTDLSFGGDLFQGSTDYIEWLNSKPKSSVIYISFGSLAILSKPQMEEIACGLLNSDRPFLWVIREPDKGEVKDEEMLGCREELEQRGMIVPWCSQLEVLTHPSLGCFVTHCGWNSTLESMVCGVPVVAFPQATDQATNAKLITDMWKTGIRVWVNEEGMVERDEIKMCLEIVMGDGERAEGLRRNAEKWKELAREAMKNGGISDNNLKAFVDEVGQKL; this is encoded by the coding sequence ATGGCTCCTCCTCACTTCCTCCTTGTCAGCTATCCAGCGCAAGGCCACATCAATCCAACTCTCCGGTTGGCCAAGCGGCTAATACAAACCGGTGCTCAGGTCACCTTTGTCACTACCGTCTATGCCCAACGCCGCATGGTCAAACCGCTGTCTGTTTGTGGATTATCCTTCGCCCCCTTCTCTGATGGCTACGACGATGGGTGTGAAAACAAAGACAATTTACATCACGTTCTGTCAGAGATTAAGCGCCAAGGAACGCGAAAGCTCACTGAGCTCGTGCTGGAATGTGCTGACCAAGGTCGGCCCGTTGCTTGCATAGTGTACACCATGATCTTTGATTGGGCACAAGAGGTGGCACGTAGGGTTCAGGTCTTATCTGCTTATTTCTGGAATCAAGCGACCACAGTGTTTGACATCTACTACTATTACTTCAATGGTTATGGTGATGAGGTTAGAAATAAAAGCATTGATCCCTCATCGTCCATTGAGCTTCCAGGACTGGAGCCACTGTTCACTAGCCGAGACCTTCCCTCTTTTCTACTGTCTTCAAATAAATTGACTTTTGTTCTCGAATCGTTTCAAAAGAATTTCGAAGCACTTAGCCAAGATGAAAACCCTAAAGTACTGCTAAACACCTTTGATGCATTAGAGCCCAAGGCTTTGCGGGCCCTGGACAAGCTTAAATTGATTGGAATTGGCCCCTTGATCCCATCTGCTTTCTTGGATGCAAAAGATCCAACTGATCTTTCTTTCGGAGGTGACCTATTTCAAGGTTCCACTGACTACATAGAATGGTTGAACTCCAAGCCCAAATCATCAGTCATTTACATATCCTTTGGGAGCTTAGCTATTTTGTCAAAGCCGCAAATGGAGGAGATTGCCTGTGGTCTGCTAAATAGTGACCGACCTTTTTTGTGGGTCATAAGAGAACCCGATAAGGGAGAAGTGAAAGATGAAGAAATGCTGGGTTGCAGAGAAGAATTGGAACAGAGAGGGATGATAGTACCTTGGTGTTCCCAATTGGAGGTTTTGACCCATCCATCATTGGGATGTTTTGTGACGCACTGTGGGTGGAATTCAACCTTGGAGAGCATGGTTTGTGGGGTTCCGGTTGTGGCATTTCCCCAAGCGACAGATCAAGCCACCAACGCAAAGCTGATCACGGACATGTGGAAAACTGGCATTCGGGTGTGGGTTAATGAAGAAGGAATGGTTGAACGTGATGAGATAAAGATGTGCTTGGAAATTGTTATGGGAGATGGAGAAAGAGCAGAAGGATTGAGAAGGAATGCTGAGAAATGGAAGGAGTTGGCGAGGGAAGCTATGAAGAATGGTGGAATTTCGGACAATAATCTCAAGGCTTTTGTGGATGAAGTTGGACAAAAATTGTAA